The sequence TCTTCGTcgaatcataattatataatatgatgtatttaaattaaataagtttatttattaaagtgcGAAATAATTTCCAAGAACGATTAAGTACAAATTGGGCATCGAATATATCCTTTAGGACTTGGTCCCGAAGCAGTAATctccatttatttatatatttattactgtattattggCTGTATATAGTAATCCTTTTGAATATTCCGATAAGaactttcaaaattaatttatcactaTGTTCATTAAAGACCGatagtaatatttgttttaattttatttttcatttataataaatgttaatttgcTCCAAACCTCATTAATCAACTTCAAAACAttgaattcatttttgtaaaaaaaaactccacTCCACTTTTTTATGTGCTGAGTATAGAacgctaaaaaatattatgctataagtaattattatattagtgataaatttattttaatattaagaccGATAACAGCGATAGATCATGTAAAAGCGGCATTAACACGAATACAGTATACCTAATCTAATAATgtgatactatataatatctgGTTGATGtcccacaaataaaaaaataataacatccgTTATAAGCGCCTTGAGgtgttttcaattaaatttatgtaatatttgccGTTTggactaataagtaatattataatatgaatattattattattcatcgtcgtcgtctctaaagctatattatatacaattgtgTGAAAATACGAAATACACACCAGCTATGTACCGACATGTACTTTACTAGCACACTCGATGAAAacccattaaaatatataatatatttgtgtatatacatGTAGTGCATTATCGCGTACAGATAGAATAACGCTCGGGGCGAATATTTAATTAGGAACCTTTTGTGTGTTGAATTTAATTCGGTTTAtgaatttgaagaaaaatatttcaataaactcTACTGATGCTCGAACTGGATAGTTCATCTACCACCGTACCCGCACACGGTCTCGATTTAACGTATTTACAGCTaatttacagaaatattatGCATAGCTTCAGACATCAAACGCGAACGCGTGGgcgtaaaatgtaataatataatatcttgttTTAATATCCTATTGCGTTTGAAATCATCCTACTGTACGATATTATACACGTTTTGGGGATATAATAGAATTAGATGATTGTGGGCGCGGGAGAATGTGGGAGGATTTTCGTCCGAACATCTTGCCTGGGATTGACTGATCACACCGTTTTGTATTTCCCGTTAAAACAGAAACTCTACGACTGTCGCCGTGTTCAATCGGCTGTTGCCGTCGACTTGGACAAATTTAGAGGGCACCTGTACGTGCTGGACAGCGGATACGACAACTGTCAACCAAAAATTATCGTTTATGACCTGAAGACTTACAAATGTGTACGTATATAcgtggtaaatattattacgataacaTCACGGTTAACTGAGTCGATTACATTATTCGCCAGATTAATATTGCAGGAACGTACGCAAAATAAAATTGGGTGGATATTTTCAAGTCTGTACTAGattggtataattatttttaatttaaaaataaaacaacattatatataccaaatataaattatattacaactgatatgaaattatttagataGTCTTCaagttacattaaaataaaataattcaaaagtcAGTcactatctttttttttttatataattagtttacAAAACACAAAAACGGTTCTGAGCAGTGAGCGAAAATaagttgtaaatttaatattttatgaatcaaaACGAACACTACTATAAATATCCTAAGCACaaaatgttcatttatttttccaaaatgtaATTATGCTATTtgcttgataataatattataaataatcagcACAAGTTTCatgtttcaaatttatatattttaaattgtgacaAAAGTACCAAATTCAATACAATTATGAAAGACGGGTGTGTTGGAAATATTATAGCGTTTTTCGTGTTTCTTAAcggctttttttaataaattataatatgaaaacaaatgATGTTAATTGGTTAATTGGGCATTCAGAATACCATAAGCCTTTCTGTTagctaatatacataatactcataatactatagaaatattatcaGGTTGTTATTGTTGTCGCATAGATACAGTCAGTAGAACTTGGTGGGCTCAACGGATCGAGACTTGCCACACTGGTGGTGGATGCGAGACCGTTCAAAGGTGAGACGAGGGTGTACGTGGGCGACGCGCTCGGCGGACGTATCGCGGTATTAGACCCGGACCGAAACATTTGGTACATGATCGCATTACTACACATCCAGAACTACGGTAGCGCAGTCATACAGGACTACCGCAGACCGGAAATCTACCCGGATGTTCCAGCAGAATGCATAGCTGTCTCCAAGCTACAGTCGTCTGTGTACTTGACGTCAAAGCGCTCACACGATTTGTACACGGCTTCGTTCAAGGATCTTCGGAATCTCACCTCTTACGTCACGCCTAACGTAAAGGTATATGCGCCTGATCATCTAATTATTAAACTCGTCCACACGACATGCGCGATGACCGAAAAATGTGCCTTATGCGGAAGGATGGGATTTGTGGGAGGGCGGATTACTTTTGTCGTGTTTTCGTCGTTTATCTGTTTGAACTAATTATTGAGTGAAGTCTGGAATGACTGTCTTGGAAAAATTATATTCCGGAATTCATGAATAACAAAGGAcagttataatatacgcatagcAGGATACCTgcattgatattattttggaagacttgaaaaaaataagtcGTAATCTGTTCatctaaatgtttataaattattacgggTTACCACACCAAACAATTAACAttgattatatacaatttaaaatattatatatatatgtttagtgTATAATGTCTATGGTATTATATAGAAGTTCGTCAACCGTTGATTGACGACTTGTGAGGATCAACGCGTAAAAGAAAGTTTTCGGGCCATAAGAGTatgtgtcaaaaaaaaaaaaaaaaatgaggttAAGAACATCAAATAGGTTTTATTTAGCTGTAgatcatatttaaaaagaaatttacaacaatgaaattgttttctcgttttcattaataataatataaaaaaaaacaattctattgttttaaagttatttatttattataaattaagcagACTTACGGTAATATTGTACGctacctattaataaaatatgtcttttaaagaaatcaaataataaatagttaagatGCGCTATAccgttatatattaaaaagtaagccTTCCCCTAAAATGTTATTTCAgttattattcgtttaataatataatacctccTCTCATATCCTTTGTTCGATCGTTTAAACCGTCTAAACATTCTAAACCTACTTACCTACAATGCATCGCGTAAATATACGGGTACGCTTATTACAGCAACGAAACGCTACACTGTATTTACGCGCGcgcgtttaattaaaattacaacgcattcgtataattaataattatactgtattatataaaataataactatttttcccCTTTTTAATAGtacattagtacctatattattacaatatctcCGCGCGGTGTCTTCGTTTAATTCCCGCGCACAGGCCATCCGCGCGGCGTCTCCGTGTTTAATTCGTCCGGAAACACAGTAATTTTAGTCACCGCTATCGCAGTCGAAACGATTAGAGACTTGCTTAGAAAATTATTGTCTTCGTTGCAGAACGGTGACGTGCTTCCGGTCGGATTGCGAGTGCGCTGGGAAGGCGTCAAGCTGGGCGTTTCGAGCGGGCTGTACGCCGACATACAGGGTGGTCTCAACTATGTGTACACCAGAGATTTCGTGGCCGTCAGGTGAATAtataacaatgttataatatcatattatatttgtgtattaagATATCATATGGAGGACTCTAAACACTCTCCATTCATCAATCTTCACaatgataatatcaaatatgaaaTCGAATAATAAAGTGTGTACATGTTTTGCATAAATGTGATTCAGCGGTGATGAAGGGGGGTGTTGAAACACCTCGTTTCAATGCTCAAAACACTTCAATGTAGACGcgatttaatacaaaaaatattgcgCAAGAAATATagcttgtatatttttatttacattgtaaaATTGCACTGTTTtgctaaataaattagtattattgttatagattGAGTTTGATCGCTGGCGCTGCACCGGTCGCGGCGGAGGACCACAAGGTGCTGTTGCAGTCATATGACTTGTTACCGGCGGTCACGAAGATATTCTCGGACAACGCGAATTATCTGCAGGTGTGGGCCCTAAACGCTGTGCCCAACTCAAAAAACCGTCATCTGGTCAAAATAAATACGCTCACGTTATAAACGTCGTCgtccgtttattattattattatacattataagggTGTACCTGTCGGAAAATTTGACGATTTAAATGAGCATTATTGCCGTCCTTTTAAGATTTACTCTGTATAAACAAGATGgttcaccaagcatgctcaccGTCTCCTCCGTATTTcctttagtaattaatttataaaaattcttatttttgggATTCCTAAGTACATGCAGTTAAAGACCgtcattttataagtatttatatttttttatgctattAAGGATTTTCCTGTGCTGATACAACAATATACAAACTAACAAGTAACGAGTTTGGAGAACATGCTTGTTGAATATcatcctatattataatatatccaattatattatatggatatagACGACGTTTATAaactgtaaacataatatttatttatactatattctcgtacattataatatgtcgttccatataagtatatatataaccatattattgtttacgGAATTTGTGCATTATTAAAGTTAGATACTTCGCGAAACGGGGTCatcaatattctatttataactggttacaaaaattattaattatcgagtagatttttgaataaattgtttttagatagtttaaaaaagtacaaatttacttaataatacatttagatgaaaaaaaatataattttcattatttattatcgtataGAAGTTTTGCATAGTTTTTCATTTCACAATCAGAAGAACAATATAATTTGTcgatgtttatacatatattattcacaatagtattgaataaatagtttttgtatCAGTAGTTcgatttattttgaatgtttattaataatcaatcatttttttttatgtataaaaatgtagtgttattttaggtattttatatagttttataaaaattttaaattatacagaacattataaattcaaaaatacagaGATTGACGTGTGAAAATGAGTATAgtcaggtaaataatatataaacacattaaaatatattaaatagatcaCTCCGTAATCCGTATGATATATGTTCGTACATACATTATGCTAAATGCATAGACCGTGTGGGCGGGTTTCATATGCCCGTatgtaatagatatattttatataaatctactgtaatatattatcgagTACGATCGCGGGTTTAGGGGACTAGGGGAGTTAACGTAAATTAACTAAATCAAAGGatgttttcgttttaattatatgcGAAATGAATACGAATTTAATGTGTTAAGTTTATATGACAAATATGTAAGTACacatacctgtataatatattatacaacaacaatacaacattatatctatatataataccatGAATATTACACTACGCGTAACAGTTGGTATAAACTGTTtggtatatacataaaagtctataaaatattatatgtactcgcttactatttatttcatacatacataataatatagtctatcCCATAATTCACGCATCACCAAAAATATCTCTATGATACTAtcccgatataatatatatgtatatacatattatgtcatatatatataattttaaaatgggaTTTTTTTAGTATCAGTTATcatctataataaaattcaaattaatggCGTAcagttcttataaattattacggtttaaacaaaaaaaaataaccgcaTTTTGATATATTGATTTGTCACAGAGAATAGATAATTAGAGCGATATACGGGGCCTTTGAGGTACACTGTTTGATGTAATTATAACTTCCATTATAATACAGTACTCACATTTATTCACTTGATGCTAAATAAACTTTCATGGGTATTTTAGGTAACGTTTagattgatattattatctgtatctaTACGCTGAGTGcttttttccataaatatattattaagtctcacttttgaattttattgaattaagcAGTATATGTGTAGATATAAACTCTTATCTTTACGACGACGAAGTCGTAAAAAATGCTCAGTTTCCCTGCTCATTATACGAAAATGTTCATTGCTTCCgggtacgaaaaaaaaaatcttcaggAATGTCTTGCACTTATGGAAATTCTGGAATCCAATAACCCTCCGGATACGCTTATTATGTTAAGGTATAGCAAAATGAAAATCTACTCTTTAATAGTCgctaattaatagttaaatccGTATTGAGTGGAGTAGTTTGTTATaggtgttaataataaaattgtatgatacaatttttttaggcCTAAATTTTGaagtcttttttttatttttataatttagtgaaaacaatttcttttataataaattttatttgaaagctcgtaggtatataataaagttaataacatattttaacgataaaGTTTTCGTAATTTAGCGTTTATAATGATACTTGCCTAAAAGTATGATgggtatcgtataatatatcattaaagaggttaaaaataagtttttataaacaattatttatgttccactattttaatatggttataacttataactatatacttacttttttttaacataggtaggaaaaaagttgtaaaaactGTCATgaggataaatatttaatattattcttaagttACAAACAATaatgctttttattattttaataataataaataaacagagTTATTCAagtactatttttaatgaattcgtcgtttaatattatacaaagagGTATAgtgagtaaatatattatttacaaatttataaattgtttaaatttaaacaacgaATAaggttattttatcatttaggGAGAAGAATTCTCCATTAagtaatagtgtaatataaattgttgtctttgcattttaaaatcttgtattttataatataaactaagtgtttaaatgaaatttactataattttttaataaagattaaaaGAAACATTCTCGTTTACCATCAAAGATAATAGTAacacaaatgtttattttaaattacataaaaactaACTTTTAAGtgcttttttgttatttatatatatatatacctatatatatattataaacatatctatataacattattggTTTCTGTAATCATGTAAACATCAAACATGTACCTActtcacaaatatttatttttgttttcgcaataatatattgtaaccgaataattaattattgtttatttgaattttaaataccatttGAAAAATCTATCTAAgtagattgaaaaataaaaataaatcatacatcCGTTgacctataatattacattcaacTAGATAATcgttaaaaaagtttttgttttttaccgaCTTCATCACGAAAtgacaaaagtaaaatataaaatattacattttaattatcatacttgatcataattaatatacaacaattattgtattcagaataaaatgcataattctTTATTACtatgcataaattaaatattcattattattaaaaatgagatATTTAATGACCTGGCAATGGTTATTgcgttaatttaaatatgatgacaaaatattaccgtttattaaattgttatcaaaaaGTATTCAGTACAATTAAACCagctgtttatatttttaatatgatcgATATGACATGCACAGAATTATATAAACACGCATTAcgtaaaaattatctaaattgtgtaatatactaatattacagTATTTACACTTATCTAGTATTTTAAATGGAATTCACACTAGTAaaagaataataacatttttataagtgCAGACACCGAGAACAAAATATCCATTTGATTTAGATAAAtaccgtttaaaataaataataatatttatttaataatataaaactttgtaagagttatatgtataatatagtaacatccgatggtttataaaatagtaggtataccaaccttatttttgtaaaatcataaagtattaaattaattatttaaaattaaaatgtttactacaGTGATTTTCAACCCTTAAACCAAATTTGTATCATACAGTAAATGAAAGAAATaaggatttatataataatttatgcgtgTGTTGTGCCTAGctgatttatacaaatttacttTTTGTACCTACACAATTTAATCGCTTTACGACATAATACATTGATTaacgaacaaaatattattatattagcgtATGATAAACCGATgctggtaatatattatttattaattaggaaTTGGTTCgagtttatactatttatagtatattgttatcTGTTGAATATGTGCACATACTatggaattaaataaaattatgtatgttttcattaatgtgatgataatataattttaggacCACATtaaagtttgtatttttttactacaaagaaaaatattattgtttttcgttGAATAGTTAGTGGTACTTAGTTTTTAGTTGTCTGAGCTACTAAGTATACTCGTATACCCGGTTATAGTATATCGTACgccttaaaatatacattacctatatgaaagaaacaataactatttttgttaTGCATTTGTGAGAAATTAAAACATATGCTATAAaacttatacttttttattggcaatttttatttgaagtaacttttatatgttaatattaataaaaaaaatatctttccAACTAAAGTGCAaatgactaatattataataattatgcaataatataaaatataactaattaatacattaatttagaaaatcagtattgataaactataatacttgagtatttaaataaatatgttaggtatatattgtcagttatagatttttattttctttctcAGACAACGattttcaatttgtaataaaccgtacttttttttacataaaataacgaAATTTTTTTCTAGAATTATGTACAGGAATGTGCTTATAAATTTTCAAGGATGAGCGagtgatgtttaaaaaaaaattctatataaaatattatgtatagttgtaAAGAATAAATTTgatacgatttaaaattaatattatttattgaacttaAAAGACAAGGTAAATTTCGTCCCACTAACATCGGACGCTAAGTTTACTCCCGATAGAATTCGAGTATACCACTAGGTTCACACGCTGGTGAATGTAAACGATTCcgtttagtaggtatattataaggagttattcaaaatttagtGATTTAACGATATTCATACATCTCTGGTAAATTGAGTTTGTTTATTCCATGGATTTAAAActgatatatacaatttattgaaataatatacgcATTGCAGGCGGCATATGTCGTCAAGTGACTCTCCACAGACTGTCGTGTAGTTGAAAGGGTCGCGAACGTGACTTAAAAGCATCCTTCGAGCACGCGGACGTTGTGCACGATTCCGCAGCCGACAGTGTTCTGTATAAAGTCCGGAAAGTTCGACTCGAGAACCATGAGCCGGTTTCGGTCCTGGTCAACCATCACCTGGGTAGCTAGGAAACAGGAGCCAGACCGATAGACCGGTGAGATGTTTGCCGCGGTAAACGGTAGGGCCGTGTCCCAGCTTTGCACATCGGGTGAAGCGTCGTATCGGAAGAGTAATTTTGTGCCTCCGTCCGTGCCCAAAAACACCTGAAACCGGAGAGTGTtattaatgatgtttttaatcATACATTGATGCTATATCTAATTAGTATTATCCGGAAGACGCCACGAGTAGGTTGGCCGTATTATATGGTGTAGAACATctgaacataatatttcatataatattatttattttttgatgattatattaaacaataataagtatacaagcCTTAAGTATGTGGCGTCATCTCCAAtcgcatttaaatttttactataagCCGATTGctcattttaatattgaaccattatatttcttgtatattatatgattttgtttttcgaaaatttatttatttttactgtatttcagactaaatatctattaagaagaaattaaacttttttaaattagattgaAATACACCTATATATGCTGATCGGCGTACGATTTGTCAAAATCAGTCCTTATGTTTTATAATCTGGACGCGATTCACCTAGTTCATTATTCACTGCACCGAAATAAACGtgacaataaaaatatcaatattcctaaagaaaaatattttgagaattaTCTGTGGGTGAAAAATAggggtaaatataataatttatgtgcgACGTGTTTTTACCGATGTAACACCGACGTTTTGAGTTATAAGCACGATGAGGACGCTTGGGTAAAATGTGCACACACTTATAGCTATATATTCAACAAGATGCAACAGCTGTAGTgccagaaaatattattataataattgtatacataaaattatagtcACACGTGTacatttgtgtaaaattattttattgtaactgCATAAGACATAAAGGGGACTGAAGTCATTAAATAGAAAGTGGTATTTATAGATGTAAATGCCTAAAAAAACTGTGTGATTTTGGGTTGggcagattattattttaataacaagttttaatttatcaataatatatgatttggttatacatttataatagaagcaatttttatgttacaaaaattttatatgatactaggaaaatattaagtataaaaatactaattttaaggtcattgatattttagttgaaaaaatcAAGTATTGAAATTTGCTTCAAACAAAGTAAACttgttaaattaatcaatatacattttcaaaaatttgataACGATctattttgatgaaaatatcTATCTTTTTTCACCAAACCGAAATAATTAGTTatgcattaataaaattaaaaacatatttgaatttgttttgaAGCTTAATTGAGATCGATCATACTGATACCACTTTTTAAAATGTCGAATCTTATctcttaaattttattaaaaatgttgaaagtgaatagtttttaaacaataatataatataaaataaaaatatataaaaatgggaTAATCAATCAAAAGTaaactacataaataatttaaatatgttttctcATTTCTTATCACATTACTAACTAGCTTAGTCGGGGTTTGATGGACAAAACGTACACGGTTTTTAGTGAAAAATGTTGTTCTGCAGTCGATGACATATGCGTGTCTCACATCTTTTTTACACTACAGTCCACACACTAAT is a genomic window of Rhopalosiphum padi isolate XX-2018 chromosome 4, ASM2088224v1, whole genome shotgun sequence containing:
- the LOC132929946 gene encoding uncharacterized protein LOC132929946 isoform X1 produces the protein MHRAAVVLVIEFTAALGWWWPAAAVAWDTDRLYGTPTRARLTDVVVWRNRAYACWPRADASQPVTLLELPWPETADGQASSSWTPRRPFYADQQKLYDCRRVQSAVAVDLDKFRGHLYVLDSGYDNCQPKIIVYDLKTYKCVRIYVIQSVELGGLNGSRLATLVVDARPFKGETRVYVGDALGGRIAVLDPDRNIWYMIALLHIQNYGSAVIQDYRRPEIYPDVPAECIAVSKLQSSVYLTSKRSHDLYTASFKDLRNLTSYVTPNVKNGDVLPVGLRVRWEGVKLGVSSGLYADIQGGLNYVYTRDFVAVRLSLIAGAAPVAAEDHKVLLQSYDLLPAVTKIFSDNANYLQVWALNAVPNSKNRHLVKINTLTL
- the LOC132929946 gene encoding uncharacterized protein LOC132929946 isoform X2, whose product is MSAIFKTLYTHPRRKPRRRLTTDVNVCDSPNSELQCMTDENTSAMQKLYDCRRVQSAVAVDLDKFRGHLYVLDSGYDNCQPKIIVYDLKTYKCVRIYVIQSVELGGLNGSRLATLVVDARPFKGETRVYVGDALGGRIAVLDPDRNIWYMIALLHIQNYGSAVIQDYRRPEIYPDVPAECIAVSKLQSSVYLTSKRSHDLYTASFKDLRNLTSYVTPNVKNGDVLPVGLRVRWEGVKLGVSSGLYADIQGGLNYVYTRDFVAVRLSLIAGAAPVAAEDHKVLLQSYDLLPAVTKIFSDNANYLQVWALNAVPNSKNRHLVKINTLTL
- the LOC132929946 gene encoding uncharacterized protein LOC132929946 isoform X4 produces the protein MNAFPNSDTEKLYDCRRVQSAVAVDLDKFRGHLYVLDSGYDNCQPKIIVYDLKTYKCVRIYVIQSVELGGLNGSRLATLVVDARPFKGETRVYVGDALGGRIAVLDPDRNIWYMIALLHIQNYGSAVIQDYRRPEIYPDVPAECIAVSKLQSSVYLTSKRSHDLYTASFKDLRNLTSYVTPNVKNGDVLPVGLRVRWEGVKLGVSSGLYADIQGGLNYVYTRDFVAVRLSLIAGAAPVAAEDHKVLLQSYDLLPAVTKIFSDNANYLQVWALNAVPNSKNRHLVKINTLTL
- the LOC132929946 gene encoding uncharacterized protein LOC132929946 isoform X3 encodes the protein MHRAAVVLVIEFTAALGWWWPAAAVAWDTDRLYGTPTRARLTDVVVWRNRAYACWPRADASQPVTLLELPWPETADGQASSSWTPRRPFYADQQIQSVELGGLNGSRLATLVVDARPFKGETRVYVGDALGGRIAVLDPDRNIWYMIALLHIQNYGSAVIQDYRRPEIYPDVPAECIAVSKLQSSVYLTSKRSHDLYTASFKDLRNLTSYVTPNVKNGDVLPVGLRVRWEGVKLGVSSGLYADIQGGLNYVYTRDFVAVRLSLIAGAAPVAAEDHKVLLQSYDLLPAVTKIFSDNANYLQVWALNAVPNSKNRHLVKINTLTL